One window of Candidatus Methylomirabilota bacterium genomic DNA carries:
- a CDS encoding HD-GYP domain-containing protein yields the protein MNTAVVAGQAWTARHRARSLPGIAESKPPRRAGAPDSLLELADLTFQASDLPAFADAVLGSVLRNLNAQAGLILVEGPPGGPIVAQRGAGTLVRHLHGFALEVIRPGAKTPLAWTEDPRGPALVGAVASELGQGTVVLCAGRDSRGGLFPAHERKLLLGYARATGLVAERVRLQESVERQSLEIMAAFVRALASRSQYLEGHSVRVALYATELALTMGLPPAEVSVARRAGMLHDLGKLATPDAILLKPVALTEEEYACIKHHPEAAARMLAPYPTLRREAEAVKSHHERYDGTGYPNGLRGTSIPVGARIVSVADAFDAMTSDRPYRRALPLEIAMAEVRRGAGTQFDPEAAAAWLALSRPRLLEIGRQSDADTRHEDILEILTATA from the coding sequence ATGAATACCGCAGTGGTGGCCGGACAGGCGTGGACGGCGCGGCACCGGGCCAGAAGCCTCCCCGGGATCGCCGAGTCGAAGCCCCCGCGTCGAGCCGGGGCGCCGGATTCCCTGCTGGAGCTCGCCGATCTGACGTTTCAGGCCTCGGATCTTCCCGCGTTCGCGGACGCGGTCCTCGGCTCCGTCCTCCGGAATCTCAACGCCCAGGCCGGCCTGATCCTCGTGGAGGGACCTCCGGGAGGCCCGATCGTCGCCCAGCGAGGCGCCGGCACCCTGGTCCGCCACCTCCACGGGTTCGCGCTAGAAGTGATCCGGCCCGGCGCCAAGACGCCGCTCGCCTGGACCGAGGACCCGCGCGGCCCGGCGCTGGTGGGCGCCGTCGCGTCGGAGCTCGGTCAGGGAACCGTCGTCCTCTGCGCGGGCCGCGACTCTCGGGGCGGGCTCTTCCCGGCCCACGAGCGGAAGCTCCTCCTCGGTTACGCGCGCGCCACCGGGCTCGTCGCCGAGCGCGTGCGCCTGCAGGAGAGCGTCGAGCGCCAGAGCCTGGAGATCATGGCGGCCTTCGTCCGCGCGCTCGCCTCGCGGAGCCAGTACCTCGAGGGACACTCGGTGCGCGTCGCCCTCTACGCCACCGAACTCGCGCTGACGATGGGGCTCCCCCCAGCCGAGGTCTCGGTGGCGCGCCGGGCCGGCATGCTCCACGACCTGGGCAAGCTCGCGACGCCGGACGCCATCCTGCTCAAGCCGGTCGCGCTCACCGAGGAGGAATACGCGTGCATCAAGCACCACCCGGAGGCGGCGGCGCGGATGCTCGCGCCCTACCCGACCCTGAGGCGGGAGGCGGAGGCGGTCAAGAGTCACCACGAGCGCTACGACGGGACCGGGTACCCCAACGGGCTCCGGGGAACCTCAATCCCGGTGGGGGCCCGGATCGTGTCCGTGGCCGACGCCTTCGACGCCATGACGTCGGACCGCCCGTACCGCCGGGCGCTTCCGCTGGAGATCGCGATGGCGGAGGTCCGCCGGGGTGCGGGGACCCAGTTCGATCCCGAGGCCGCCGCCGCCTGGCTGGCGCTCTCCCGGCCCCGCCTGCTCGAGATCGGCCGGCAATCGGACGCCGACACGCGCCACGAGGACATCCTCGAGATCCTGACCGCCACCGCCTGA
- a CDS encoding sugar ABC transporter permease has translation MPGGRAPLAAGLKRHRLEVALAFPLFAYVLVLTVVPILDTIRLSLTAPFGAAFPSLASYRAIFESEVFHRAVLNTVAVTLLSITLQIAVGLGVALALHREFPLRALVRTVMLMPLGVPTVVAGAVMLLIFSRSGYLNSALFALADLVNRLPGVQWRFEPLSWAVAGGWRTLLTLAIADMWKVLPMVTLIFLAGLESIPPDVYEAADVDGAGRWPRFARVTLPLLAPYLTMAIILRAIDAFRIFELALVLAGRVEPVLGTFIWSRYGPPTSDVYTAAAASIVLFALIMVFIVAYLRLFAGRVEIEA, from the coding sequence ATGCCGGGCGGCAGGGCGCCCCTCGCGGCCGGCCTCAAGAGACACCGCCTCGAGGTGGCGCTCGCCTTCCCGCTCTTCGCCTACGTCCTCGTCCTGACCGTCGTTCCGATCCTCGACACGATCCGGCTCTCGCTCACCGCGCCGTTCGGCGCCGCGTTCCCCTCGCTGGCGAGCTACCGCGCGATCTTCGAGTCGGAGGTCTTCCATCGCGCGGTCCTGAACACCGTCGCCGTCACGCTGCTCTCGATCACGCTCCAGATCGCGGTGGGACTGGGCGTGGCTCTCGCGCTCCACCGGGAATTCCCGCTCCGCGCCCTCGTGCGGACCGTGATGCTGATGCCGCTCGGCGTCCCGACCGTGGTGGCGGGGGCCGTGATGCTCCTGATCTTCTCGCGCTCGGGCTACCTCAACTCGGCCCTCTTCGCGCTCGCCGATCTCGTGAATCGCCTGCCGGGCGTCCAGTGGCGCTTCGAGCCCCTGAGCTGGGCGGTGGCCGGTGGGTGGCGGACCCTCCTCACGCTCGCGATCGCCGACATGTGGAAAGTCCTCCCCATGGTCACCCTGATCTTCCTGGCCGGGCTCGAGTCGATCCCGCCCGACGTCTACGAGGCGGCCGACGTCGACGGGGCAGGGCGCTGGCCGCGCTTCGCGCGGGTGACCCTCCCGCTCCTGGCGCCCTACCTGACGATGGCCATCATCCTGCGGGCCATCGACGCCTTCAGGATCTTCGAGCTGGCCCTGGTCCTGGCCGGCCGCGTGGAGCCGGTCCTGGGGACCTTCATCTGGAGCCGGTACGGGCCGCCGACGAGCGACGTGTACACGGCGGCCGCCGCCTCCATCGTGCTCTTTGCCCTGATCATGGTCTTCATCGTCGCCTATCTCCGGCTCTTCGCCGGGCGGGTCGAGATCGAGGCGTGA
- a CDS encoding carbohydrate ABC transporter permease, giving the protein MTAATGTRRPRRSPLEPLRRPLFGLWVVVSAGFVLVPLYLIVIVSVAPGDAIFGERPDLVVTAPTFKFWQRVVARGDLWGPLLKSLTVATATTLLAIAVAAPAAYVIARMPPRPRYALVIGLLVTRMFPEFTVGIAVATHFARLGLVDDYLGLTLAHLIGALPFIAWILVGSFGSIPRTLEEAAAVDGASRLGTLARVIFPAAAPGIAVAALFVWLYSWNEFVYARLLTTSQNTLPLQVFQAVDRGSRQQMAAVAAVLVVPILLVVYVLQRHLRPGALTGAVKG; this is encoded by the coding sequence GTGACGGCGGCCACCGGGACGCGACGCCCGCGGCGCAGCCCGCTCGAGCCCCTCCGGCGCCCCCTGTTCGGTCTGTGGGTCGTGGTGTCGGCGGGCTTCGTCCTCGTCCCTCTCTACCTGATCGTCATCGTCTCGGTGGCGCCCGGGGACGCGATCTTCGGCGAGCGCCCCGACCTCGTGGTGACCGCGCCCACCTTCAAGTTCTGGCAGCGCGTGGTGGCCCGGGGTGACCTGTGGGGGCCGCTCCTGAAGAGCCTCACGGTCGCGACCGCCACCACCCTCCTGGCCATCGCCGTCGCGGCGCCGGCCGCCTACGTCATCGCCCGGATGCCGCCGCGTCCCCGCTATGCGCTGGTGATCGGGCTTCTCGTCACGCGCATGTTCCCCGAGTTCACGGTGGGGATCGCCGTCGCGACCCACTTCGCGCGCCTCGGGCTGGTGGATGACTACCTGGGCCTCACGCTGGCCCACCTGATCGGCGCCCTCCCCTTCATCGCCTGGATCCTGGTGGGCAGCTTCGGGTCCATCCCGCGGACCCTGGAGGAGGCGGCGGCGGTCGACGGCGCCTCGCGGCTGGGAACGCTGGCCCGGGTCATCTTCCCGGCGGCCGCGCCCGGGATCGCCGTGGCGGCGCTCTTCGTCTGGCTCTATTCCTGGAACGAGTTCGTCTACGCGCGCCTGCTGACCACCAGCCAGAACACGCTTCCCCTCCAGGTCTTCCAGGCCGTCGATCGCGGCAGCCGGCAGCAGATGGCGGCGGTGGCGGCGGTTCTCGTGGTGCCGATCCTCCTGGTCGTCTACGTCCTCCAGCGCCACCTCCGCCCGGGGGCGCTCACGGGCGCCGTCAAGGGGTGA
- a CDS encoding PIN domain-containing protein: MIFLDTSAIYAMADRGDTRHRDAVHRFQAALEEGSGILTHNYVLLESMALVQHRLGLAAALSLARDSEAFAVEWVDGAVHAEAVRRLARSRRRRTSLVDEVSFLVMRARGVEAALAFDRDFEFEGFRLYEG, from the coding sequence ATGATCTTCCTCGACACCTCGGCCATCTACGCCATGGCGGACCGCGGAGACACCCGCCACCGGGACGCGGTACACCGGTTCCAGGCGGCCCTCGAAGAGGGATCAGGCATCCTCACCCATAACTATGTCCTCCTGGAGTCGATGGCGCTCGTGCAGCACCGGCTCGGTCTGGCCGCCGCCCTCAGCCTCGCCCGCGATTCCGAGGCCTTTGCCGTGGAGTGGGTGGACGGGGCCGTGCACGCCGAAGCCGTTCGTCGCCTCGCCCGGTCGAGAAGGCGACGCACCAGCCTCGTCGATGAGGTGAGTTTCCTGGTGATGCGAGCGCGGGGTGTGGAGGCGGCCCTGGCCTTCGATCGGGACTTCGAGTTCGAGGGATTCCGGCTGTACGAGGGGTAG